AGAACGCTTTCGGCGAAGGGCGGCCGTGACGGCAGCGGGCGCCGTGATCCTACGGCGAGACGATCCTCTCGGGGCGGAAGCCGCAGACGGACAAGGCGCCTCGGCGGCCCGCCGCGCGAAAAAAGCAGGGGCCACCCGGAAGACTGTGAAGAGGGGGAGAGGACGGTGCCATCGGCCTCTCCCCGCCGAGGACGGCAGAGACGCAGACGACGGTCTCCTCGGGGGAACTCAGGATCGATCGAGCCTCCGGCCCCCTCCGAGGCGGAGGGGACGCCCCTCCTCCGCCGGGGAGAGGCGGACGAAGAGCTCGCCACGCTCGAGGCCCAGATGTCCTTCGAGAGCGCCCAGAGCCTCGACGCTGGGAAGGCTGCGGCCGAGCTCCCACGACAGCAGCGTCTGCCGCCGGACGCCCACCATGTTCGCCAAAGTTTGCTGGGTCATTCCCAGCGACACCCTTCTCGCCCGGAGAGCGGCACCCAGGTCCTTTTTCAAGAACATCACCTCCGTTTATGTGCGTTTTCAACTGCATGGTAGCATCTATTCCCTCTAAGTCAATAGAAACGTACTTGAAATGTTTTATTGAGCGATCTTGCCCTTTGCTTCCCATCCATGTACGCTCATGCGGACATCGAAGGGGGGGGATGACGTGGCTGCGGAGAAAATTTGGGGCGATACCTTACGAAAGGCCCGGAAACGCCTGGGATTGAAACAGGAAGATCTGGCCCAGGTCCTCGGCGTGCGGAGACAGACCGTCGGCGCCTGGGAAAAGGGGACGACATCGCCGGATATCGCGGTCTTGAGCAGGGTCGCCGCCACGCTGAAGACTTCCGTCTCGTATCTCGTCGGCGAAACGGAAGACCCCCGTCCCCCATCGGAGACGGGTTCCTTCGGAAAGACTCCCTTTCGATCCGACACAGAGACAGGCGGGATGGCATTGACAGGGGAAACGCACACGGGAAGGGGGGCGAACCGCGCCGGAGAGGGGGAGAGCCTCACGATCGAGCTCGCTCTGCCCTCGGGACGGACCGTCGCGGCCTCCCCCAAACAGGTCGAGGCCTACCGCGACTGGGAGCGGGACCGCGACGCCGCCAAGACGCTCACCGTCGCCGCCACCCTCGGAATTCCCCTGAGCGATATGGTGCCCCGCGAAACCTCCGAGGGCTACCCCACGGAAAGGCACCGGAACCTGGCGGCGATCGTCAAGCTCGCCACCGCGGGCCACTGCCGCGACGCCCTGCCCGAAAGGGACGCCGACATCCTGCGCCGGATCGCCGAAGAGGACATCTGCCACATTCTGGCCATCGTCAGGGAAACCCTGCGGTGGAAA
The DNA window shown above is from Aminithiophilus ramosus and carries:
- a CDS encoding helix-turn-helix transcriptional regulator, yielding MFLKKDLGAALRARRVSLGMTQQTLANMVGVRRQTLLSWELGRSLPSVEALGALEGHLGLERGELFVRLSPAEEGRPLRLGGGRRLDRS